In Metopolophium dirhodum isolate CAU chromosome 7, ASM1992520v1, whole genome shotgun sequence, one genomic interval encodes:
- the LOC132948540 gene encoding deoxyribodipyrimidine photo-lyase-like: protein MSGNEPLTKKFKKTISEVGTSKTSNFLNDVAAERNKTASSIMEFKFNKKRVRVLSEQKEVPEWAEGVIYWTFRDERIHDNWALLYAQKLAIKNKVSLHITFCRLKQFLDCSLRHYKHIFQGLEELETECKSLDIQFHFLIGCAADILPDFVKKHKLGAIVVDFMPVREHMLWTKQLADRIGSEVPVIQVDAHNIVPCWVASDKQEYAARTIRNKINNKLPEFLTEFPPVIKHPFRSTFKAKPTNWDEADKTLEVDRSVVSVPGLKAGFKAGMSELELFLKKRLPKYSTDRNNPVKDGLSKLSPWLHFGQISAQRCILEVSKLSKQYPDSVAAYREEAIVRRELSDNFCFYNPKYDKIEGAPNWAQTSLNEHRKDKRMFVYTREELEGSRTHDDLWNSAQIQLVKEGKMHGFLRMYWAKKILEWTDTPDRALADAIYLNDKYSMDGRDPSGFVGCMWSICGIHDQGWKERDIFGKIRYMNYAGCKRKFDINAFIARYGGMVHKYTKK, encoded by the exons atgtCTGGAAATGAACCGCTTACCAAGaaatttaagaaaacaatttcTGAAGTTGGCACTTCCAAAACCAGTAACTTCTTGAACGATGTAGCAGCAGAGCGTAATAAA ACAGCTTCTTCTATAAtggaatttaaattcaataagaaACGTGTACGTGTGTTATCTGAACAAAAAGAAGTCCCTGAATGGGCTGAAGGAGTTATTTATTGGACTTTCAGAGATGAACGTATTCatg aTAACTGGGCATTACTTTATGCACAAAAATTAgcaattaaaaacaaagtttCATTACATATCACATTTTGTAGACTGAAACAATTTTTGGACTGCAGCTTACGGCATTATAAGCATATATTtcaag gctTGGAAGAACTAGAAACTGAGTGTAAATCACTAGATATCCAATTTCATTTCTTAATTGGTTGTGCAGCAGACATACTACCAGATTTTGTGAAGAAGCATAAACTGGGTGCAATAGTTGTAGATTTTATGCCTGTGCGAGAACATATGTTATGGACTAAACAATTAGCTGATCGCATTGGATCTGAAGTACCTGTTATACAGGTAGATGCCCATAATATTGTACCTTGTTGGGTGGCTTCTGACAAACAAGAATATGCTGCAAGAACAATACGAAACAAAATCAATAACAAATTACCAGAGTTTTTAACAGAATTCCCACCAGTGATCAAACATCCATTTCGCAGTACATTTAAAGCTAAA CCAACGAATTGGGATGAAGCCGACAAAACCTTAGAAGTGGACCGTAGCGTTGTATCTGTACCAGGCCTAAAGGCTGGTTTCAAAGCTGGTATGAGCGAATTAGAACTGTTTCTGAAAAAAAGATTGCCAAAATATTCTACAGATCGAAATAATCCAGTAAAAGACGGTCTTAGCAAACTGTCACCTTGGTTGCATTTTG gTCAGATATCAGCTCAAAGATGTATCTTAGAAGTTAGTAAACTATCAAAACAGTACCCAGATAGTGTGGCAGCTTATAGGGAAGAAGCAATTGTTCGACGAGAACTCTCTGACAACTTTTGTTTCTACAAcccaaaatatgataaaattgaaGGTGCACCTAACTGGGCTCAAACCTCCTTAAATGAACACAG aaaAGATAAACGAATGTTTGTGTACACTAGAGAAGAGTTGGAAGGTTCACGCACACATGACGATCTGTGGAATTCTGCACAAATACAGTTGGTAAAGGAAGGCAAGATGCACGGTTTCCTACGCATGTACTGGGCAAAAAAGATACTGGAATGGACTGATACTCCAGATAGAGCACTAGCAGATGCAATTTATCTCAATGACAAATATAGCATGGATGGTCGTGATCCAAGTGGTTTTGTTGGATGTATGTGGTCAATATGTGGTATTCATGATCAGGGGTGGAAAGAAAGagacatttttggaaaaattaggTATATGAACTATGCAGGGTGCAAGAGAAAGTTTGACATAAATGCTTTCATAGCTAGATACGGTGGCATGGTTcacaaatatactaaaaaataa
- the LOC132949587 gene encoding uncharacterized protein LOC132949587, with protein sequence MDEDCGSINISPMKRNPRGKFVGSRQKLMIVNLYKTKMAKQDNADGPKLKAKEIIKQISEESGIGQRTVSVTLSEYRNKGSVSSPNKTKIRPTVTEKVDDFDQNAIRKKVHEFWHRREIPTLKKILTTVNEDTTLPNFSETTLRRLLKHLNFEYVRKSRNSALIERIDIVCWRRRYLESIKEYRQLGRPIYYLDETWVNAGETTSKTWVDKTVKSPRDAFLRGLTTGQKEPSGKGKRLIVVHIGSSDGFVVGGLLCFESKKNTDDYHDEMNGDTFYDWFANILPLLRENAVIVMDNASYHSVKKHTFPVRSWKKQDIIDWLTDKGEVIDKPMVKEQLLDRAQILKSQYNEYVIDELAKSANKTVLRLPPYHCELNPIELAWASVKNYVRMNNRTYKINDVKKLLEEGVERVTPDMWKNFVGHIIKVEDKFWEVDFISNELLDAEVTPHVLTITGDTSDSYSDSD encoded by the exons ATGGACGAAGACTGTGGATCCATCAACATTTCACCGATGAAAAGAAATCCTCGTGGAAAA tttgttgGTTCTCGACAGAAATTGATGATCGTAAACCTTTACAAGACTAAAATGGCTAAGCAAGACAATGCAGACGGCCCAAAATTAAAAGCGAAGGAGATTATTAAGCAAATATCCGAAGAGAGTGGTATAGGGCAAAGGACAGTGAGTGTTACTCTATCGGAATACCGAAATAAAGGCAGTGTATCATCACCTAACAAAACCAAAATCCGACCAACTGTTACGGAAAAAGTTGATGATTTTGACCAAAATGCCATTAGGAAAAAAGTACACGAGTTTTGGCACAGGCGAGAAATTCCAActttaaagaaaattttaactACGGTCAACGAAGATACAACATTACCAAATTTTTCCGAAACAACATTACGTAGACTTTTAAAACATCTCAATTTTGAGTATGTTCGAAAATCTCGTAATAGCGCTCTTATTGAACGAATTGATATTGTGTGTTGGCGTCGAAGGTACTTGGAGTCCATAAAAGAATACCGTCAGTTAGGTAGACCCATCTATTATCTGGACGAGACATGGGTGAATGCTGGTGAAACCACATCGAAAACATGGGTCGATAAAACTGTGAAGTCACCACGAGACGCATTCCTAAGAGGATTAACGACTGGACAAAAGGAACCGTCCGGTAAAGGAAAACGTCTCATCGTGGTACACATAGGTTCATCTGACGGCTTTGTTGTTGGtggattattatgttttgaatcgaaaaaaaatacagacGATTACCACGATGAGATGAACGGTGATACCTTTTATGACTGGTTCGCCAACATTTTACCGCTACTTCGTGAAAATGCCGTTATAGTCATGGACAACGCGTCGTATCATTCTGTGAAGAAGCACACGTTTCCAGTAAGATCTTGGAAAAAACAAGACATCATTGATTGGTTGACAGATAAAGGCGAGGTAATAGATAAACCAATGGTCAAGGAACAACTGTTGGATCGAGcgcaaattttaaaatcacagTATAATGAATATGTGATAGACGAATTGGCGAAATCTGCAAATAAAACTGTGTTACGCCTACCCCCGTATCACTGTGAATTAAATCCAATAGAACTTGCGTGGGCGTCGGTGAAAAATTATGTTAGAATGAACAATcgtacttataaaattaatgacgTTAAGAAATTATTAGAAGAAGGAGTCGAACGGGTTACGCCCGATATGTGGAAGAACTTTGTTGGCCATATCATTAAGGTAGAAGATAAATTCTGGGAGGTAGATTTTATATCCAACGAATTGTTAGATGCTGAAGTAACACCACACGTTCTAACAATTACGGGTGACACGTCTGATTCATATTCCGATtccgattaa